One Gossypium hirsutum isolate 1008001.06 chromosome A11, Gossypium_hirsutum_v2.1, whole genome shotgun sequence genomic window carries:
- the LOC107912772 gene encoding cytoplasmic tRNA 2-thiolation protein 2 isoform X2 translates to MACNSSTCNSSGCYKGYEEEEQPKPNTKAAVNGGNSCQNLCVKCKVNEPVCCGIGGENSRFCKDCFKNNLYGKFKQAVTYNAMITPPDKVLVAFSGGPSSRVVLQFVHEMQYKAQKNYDANKDKSLPVFGVGVAFIDESSTHSFTSLHIEKAIEDIRLIVSNLAPPSKELFVVPIESIFSSDGIDGKERLKELLDAVSDVTGKEDLLIRLRILLLQKIASENGYTRIVLGTCTSRIACHVISATVKGQGYSLSADIQYVDSRWEIPVVLPLRDCPAQELNTLCSLDGLKIVELLNGPCSGINGLVSSFVKVLQEENPSRECTIVRTAGKLTPFHFNRVPEIHDSNVPSATRRHQKRYTLKPNGSLSSDSFCPICSSPLKKSNFPSSLRSHGNQQNPDLIASACSSCQFQILPKDPSLMEEFLSVLPQQMITKAKHGDQGDFSLLREQIQEFLLSDGENEI, encoded by the exons ATGGCGTGCAATTCGTCAACCTGCAATTCTTCCGGTTGCTATAAAGGGTACGAGGAGGAAGAACAGCCTAAACCAAATACAAAAGCAGCGGTAAATGGGGGCAACAGTTGCCAAAACCTCTGCGTGAAGTGCAAGGTCAACGAACCCGTGTGCTGCGGTATCGGTGGGGAAAATTCCAGATTTTGTAAGGATTGCTTTAAAAACAATCTCTATGGAAAGTTCAAGCAAGCTGTTACTTATAACGCCATGATTACTCCTCCTGATAAAGTTCTCGTTGCTTTCTCTGGTGGACCTTCCTCCAG GGTAGTTTTACAATTTGTGCATGAGATGCAATATAAAGCGCAGAAGAATTATGATGCTAATAAAGACAAGTCATTACCGGTTTTTGGTGTCGGAGTCGCGTTTATTGATGAAAGTTCCACTCATTCATTTACTTCTCTACACATTGAGAAGGCAATTGAGGATATAAGATTAATTGTGTCAAATCTAGCCCCACCGTCGAAAGAGTTGTTTGTTGTTCCAATTGAGAGTATTTTCTCTTCAGATGGCATTGATGGTAAGGAGAGATTGAAGGAGTTATTAGATGCTGTTAGTGATGTTACTGGGAAAGAAGATCTTCTAATTCGTTTACGGATCTTGTTGTTGCAAAAG ATTGCTTCTGAAAATGGGTACACTAGAATCGTGCTAGGAACATGTACGTCAAGGATTGCTTGCCACGTCATTTCTGCCACAGTGAAG GGTCAGGGTTATTCTTTATCAGCTGACATACAGTATGTTGATTCGAGATGGGAGATTCCTGTTGTGCTTCCACTTCGTGATTGTCCTGCACAAGAGCTCAACACCCTTTGCAGCCTTGATGG TTTGAAGATAGTGGAGTTGCTTAATGGTCCATGCTCTGGCATCAATGGCCTGGTATCATCATTTGTTAAAGTGCTGCAG GAAGAAAATCCTTCTCGAGAGTGCACAATAGTAAGAACAGCTGGGAAGCTCACTCCATTTCACTTCAACAGGGTTCCGGAAATCCATGACTCTAATGTTCCTTCGGCAACTCGTAGACATCAAAAGAGATATACTCTCAAGCCGAATGGATCTCTCTCATCAGACTCATTTTGTCCTATTTGCAGCAGTCCACTCAAAAAATCAAACTTTCCATCAAGTTTGAGAAGTCATGGAAATCAACAAAATCCAGATCTTATTGCTTCTGCTTGTTCAAGTTGCCAGTTTCAGATACTTCCTAAAGACCCCTCATTGATGGAGGAATTTCTCTCTGTCCTACCGCAACAAATGATTACCAAAGCAAAGCATGGTGATCAAGGGGATTTCAGTTTGCTAAG GGAGCAAATACAAGAATTTTTGCTTTCAGATGgcgaaaatgaaatttaa
- the LOC107912772 gene encoding cytoplasmic tRNA 2-thiolation protein 2 isoform X1, with amino-acid sequence MACNSSTCNSSGCYKGYEEEEQPKPNTKAAVNGGNSCQNLCVKCKVNEPVCCGIGGENSRFCKDCFKNNLYGKFKQAVTYNAMITPPDKVLVAFSGGPSSRVVLQFVHEMQYKAQKNYDANKDKSLPVFGVGVAFIDESSTHSFTSLHIEKAIEDIRLIVSNLAPPSKELFVVPIESIFSSDGIDGKERLKELLDAVSDVTGKEDLLIRLRILLLQKIASENGYTRIVLGTCTSRIACHVISATVKGQGYSLSADIQYVDSRWEIPVVLPLRDCPAQELNTLCSLDGSLKIVELLNGPCSGINGLVSSFVKVLQEENPSRECTIVRTAGKLTPFHFNRVPEIHDSNVPSATRRHQKRYTLKPNGSLSSDSFCPICSSPLKKSNFPSSLRSHGNQQNPDLIASACSSCQFQILPKDPSLMEEFLSVLPQQMITKAKHGDQGDFSLLREQIQEFLLSDGENEI; translated from the exons ATGGCGTGCAATTCGTCAACCTGCAATTCTTCCGGTTGCTATAAAGGGTACGAGGAGGAAGAACAGCCTAAACCAAATACAAAAGCAGCGGTAAATGGGGGCAACAGTTGCCAAAACCTCTGCGTGAAGTGCAAGGTCAACGAACCCGTGTGCTGCGGTATCGGTGGGGAAAATTCCAGATTTTGTAAGGATTGCTTTAAAAACAATCTCTATGGAAAGTTCAAGCAAGCTGTTACTTATAACGCCATGATTACTCCTCCTGATAAAGTTCTCGTTGCTTTCTCTGGTGGACCTTCCTCCAG GGTAGTTTTACAATTTGTGCATGAGATGCAATATAAAGCGCAGAAGAATTATGATGCTAATAAAGACAAGTCATTACCGGTTTTTGGTGTCGGAGTCGCGTTTATTGATGAAAGTTCCACTCATTCATTTACTTCTCTACACATTGAGAAGGCAATTGAGGATATAAGATTAATTGTGTCAAATCTAGCCCCACCGTCGAAAGAGTTGTTTGTTGTTCCAATTGAGAGTATTTTCTCTTCAGATGGCATTGATGGTAAGGAGAGATTGAAGGAGTTATTAGATGCTGTTAGTGATGTTACTGGGAAAGAAGATCTTCTAATTCGTTTACGGATCTTGTTGTTGCAAAAG ATTGCTTCTGAAAATGGGTACACTAGAATCGTGCTAGGAACATGTACGTCAAGGATTGCTTGCCACGTCATTTCTGCCACAGTGAAG GGTCAGGGTTATTCTTTATCAGCTGACATACAGTATGTTGATTCGAGATGGGAGATTCCTGTTGTGCTTCCACTTCGTGATTGTCCTGCACAAGAGCTCAACACCCTTTGCAGCCTTGATGG CAGTTTGAAGATAGTGGAGTTGCTTAATGGTCCATGCTCTGGCATCAATGGCCTGGTATCATCATTTGTTAAAGTGCTGCAG GAAGAAAATCCTTCTCGAGAGTGCACAATAGTAAGAACAGCTGGGAAGCTCACTCCATTTCACTTCAACAGGGTTCCGGAAATCCATGACTCTAATGTTCCTTCGGCAACTCGTAGACATCAAAAGAGATATACTCTCAAGCCGAATGGATCTCTCTCATCAGACTCATTTTGTCCTATTTGCAGCAGTCCACTCAAAAAATCAAACTTTCCATCAAGTTTGAGAAGTCATGGAAATCAACAAAATCCAGATCTTATTGCTTCTGCTTGTTCAAGTTGCCAGTTTCAGATACTTCCTAAAGACCCCTCATTGATGGAGGAATTTCTCTCTGTCCTACCGCAACAAATGATTACCAAAGCAAAGCATGGTGATCAAGGGGATTTCAGTTTGCTAAG GGAGCAAATACAAGAATTTTTGCTTTCAGATGgcgaaaatgaaatttaa